The DNA segment TCATGCGCAAATCCGTTCAAGCAATATTCCATATGGGCGACACATACTTTTGTTAAGTTTGAGATATGTGTTCCATACTGATTTGGAATTTGAAATCATACATATTTTGAATATATTAtatgaaatttaaatttttgtaaCAGGTTGAAGTAATGTATTAGAACCAAATTACAAATTAAGTATAGTGCCAGGAGATATACATTACATCCCAAATGGGCTAccaaatttaatttcaaaaGTACGTTAAACTTTCCATCATAATAATTATTTGAGTTctatttggggggggggggatatttGAGATCTATTTATGACATGTTCATGGATGAATTGTTCCACGGGCATTCTTCATGAATTGAGCCTTGAACTCATGTTAATTCTTGATTTGAACCATTGATTGTTGGATGTAATATCTATCAGTTATTAACCGTAACCATTTTTTTCAAGAATTTGGTCGTAATCATTAATTTGATTCTCTTTATCCACTCAAAACAATTAGGATATTACAGACATTATACActtcatcaacatcaaaaaTCTCATCCAAAAATCTAGGATGGTAAACAACCTTAGCTTTTGAATATTCAGCTTTTGAGAATCTAGTTTTTCTAAATCCACAATCTACAATTAACTTTTAAGAATGGCTAAATTGCATAAACCACCCCCAAAACTCACTTAGAGTTTGAGATCCCCCAAAAAAAATTGGTTCGTTGCAAAGGCCCACCCGCTTTCTTGGTCCAGTTTGATTCCCACCTCTCCGTACACATCCGATTCAAAGCATGTTTTCACCGACGTGATCTTGCGTCATGCAAGCTCAAACAAGCCGGCCTCGGTCCAACGCTGAGCCTAACCTAGGTTCCCTAATATGTTCGCCCCTCCCGCCATGTGGCATGGTCAATGACACAAGCATTGCATTGAACGAGGAGATCGAGAAGCTAGACAGCACGCAAAAGCCTCAACCTCCTTAGCTAGGCATCGGTCGCCCTTCATGCTTACTACAACTAGTAATTTTGGTTTTCTACTGGTTGTTTTAACTATATCCCTAGCTCTATTTATTTGCTTGAAGAAGATATGTCTTATTTGAAATGAGTGGAATGAATTAAGTCATAAAAGAAGCCTTCCCTGCCACCTTCGCCCCCTCCAGACGGACCGACACGATACCACTCGGTTGGCATCGAGCTTGTCATCACCTCTCCAATCCTTCCCCTCTAAGCCATCGACCAACACCGCCCTGGTGAGATTACAGAGCCAATAGCATCTCCTTCCTTTCGTCATTTGCCTCCTCTCCCTCTAGGGTGAGCTTAGCTCTCCGCTTCTCCCCTTCCTTCCTTGAGTCTGGTTAGTGGTTGTCGCCTCTCATTTAAATCTGCTCGAACCTTAATCCTTTCCTCAAAATCAAGCCTATCACAGCCTTCATCACTCATTTGTTATGCTCCTGATGAATGTGTATTTCACTTGGCTTTCAAAGCCGACCAGAATCGCCATCACCATCGTGCATGCTCTGTCGAAGCTGCCACGAGTGCACTATTGTCGATCTTCACGATAGAGCCACCCAGACTCGTCGCACTAGCCAACCGACTCTGTCTCGCCATCATGAGTTCAGCCAAGCCACAACCAATCATCCTCCGCTGATGATGAACTCACTTGGTTGACGCTATATACACACATAATCCATTAACCTCAAGCATACGAGTCATTGTATCCTTTTCCTTAGAGTATTCCAAGGTTTATTGACCTCAAAAAAAAGTGGGTCTCATGCTTTAGCTATCAAAGTGGTACTACCAACAAGAACAGTTGTTGATTGTGATGTGAGGTGAATCAGAGATCCATGAAAAGGGCCTTAGGTTCGAAAAGATATATGAGATACGCTCTTCCCTAAGGTTAAAGTTCACTTGCATGCAATGATCAGATTAAGATATTAAGGGTGATTAATCAGTGGCTACGCTATAGATGAAGAGGTCCGCCTATTTTTGTGTCATGGTGTAGGTTGTGCTAAGATCGTCAACAAGCGTACTATGACAATGCTATCAATAAGACTAGATCCAAACACCACATTTATATCTATCCTACTATCTTGTATCTCAACGTTCTAAATATACCAATTAAGCATACATCGCATATATTGAAATAGAACAAATAGATATCAAAATTATCTCAGAGTTTACATAACAAGATCCCCGACAACCTCAGGGAAGAACAGAGAGATTACCCTATAATAACTCATGGACGCATAGCTATGGATGCTAAGAAACCTCATTGGGAGTTATTTGCGGAAGAGGGCAGCCAACCTGCCGCTGGAGTAACTGCGGAACTCTTGCTGTCTTACAGCAACATTGACCTATTATATCTAACAATAACCTGATCTATTCTCTATGGAATTCTTTATTGCCTCGCCGCGAGGTTACAtgtcctctatttataggccctCGAACGGGATCGTTTATTGGAGAGGTCGAAAGAGTCgtcacatatattttattttttttgcgtGAGAAAGGCTCAGAAACTCTAATCTAGGATGAACCGCCTTTAGGAGAAAGATGGGCCGAGGTAGTTCATGTACATATTTGCGGATATTATCTAGCACTCTCCCCTTCGTTAACATAATGCGTAAGAAAGTGAGCAATCATACCTCTAAAAATGACCATTAATTTaacaaaaagattttttttttagagtgGTTATTATCATTGTATTCTTTCTAAAAGATATTTacataaattaataatattacgaGTTTCTATTACTGTTTTCAAATAGAAAGTAGCTATCCAAGCATATTACGGAAGGCTGTATCTTTGGGTCCAGAGACCCGGATATTTTCTTCGGATCGAAGTGCACCCCTACAAAAACCACGAAAATTCCCAAAAACCACTCATTTCACGGATTTCACGCATCCCTACGAAACCCACGAAAATTCCCAATCTCCAATTAAATGCGGCGCAGAACGCGATAAGCCCCCAGCCCATCCCAGCCGTCCGTCCCCCACCAAAAAAAACCCATTTCAAATTCTTCCCACCCACCAACGGTCGCCTCCCAGAAGCCCGCAGCCACCATAAATCCTTCACTGTGAAATGGGTCCACATAGAGGTGGGACCCATCGGTCAGTAGAAGCTTTCGGCGCATAAATCCTCGCGCGGACCCGTCTCATTTCAATCCACTGGCAGCCACAAACCCTAGGACGCCGCCATGGCCAAGAAGAAGTCCGCCGCCGCCAACGGCAACGGCAACGGCCACCACGCCGTCGCGGCCGCGGATGCGGCGCCCGGGAAGGAGGACGTGCCGGATACGCGGGACCGGAGGGCGGAGCAGCTGAAGGCGCTCAACACCATGCTCCTCAAGGAGGCGACGGAGCGGCGGGGCCAGGTGGCGGCGCTCACCGCCCGCCTCGACGAGCTCTCCGCCGATGACGCCGCGCTCGCTGCCGCCGAGCGCACTGTGGCGCAGGCCGCCCTCGCCGCGCCCCTCCGCGCCGCAGCGGACGAGGTCGCCGCTCTCCGGgcccgcctcgccgccgtccAGGAGTCCCTCCAGGCCGCGGAGTCGAGGGCATCGGCCGAGGCTGGCGCCAGGGGCGAGGCCGACGCCCAGCTCGAGACGGCAGCCGGGGAGATGGCTCGTACCCTGAAGGTGCTCCAGGAgaaggaggcggaggtggcatTCGTGTCCATGAAGGTCTCGAGCTTGGAGGCAATGGTGGCGGAGCTGGAGAGCAAGAACTCCGAGCTGTTTGGGGAAAAGGGCGAGCTGGCGAAGCAATTGGAGGAGGCCATGGATGCAATACGGATGGTATCGAGCGAGAAGGGGGAGGTAGAGAGGAGCTTGCAGGAGTTCAGGAAGGCAGCCGAGGCCTACCGGGTGGAAATTGAGGGGAAGGTTAAGGCGAAGGTGGAGGAATTGAAGGTGCTTGGTGCCAAGAAGGCGGAGATGGATGCAAGGGTGAAATCTTTGGAGGCGGAGCTTACAGTGGCTGTGGCTAAGAAAGGGGAATTGGAGGCTGAGGTGGTGTCAAAGAAGAGGGAGATTGATTTGGTGAAGGGAGAAAATGGTAAGCTTCAGTCCGAGGTTGCGGGTGCTGAGAAGAAATACAGCATGTCTGTTGCAGAGGTTGAAAGTCTCAGGATGGAATTGGGTGCATTGGTGAAAGCGAAAGAGGCCGCTGCTAAGGTATTTGATTCTGAGAAGGCTCAACTTGTGGGGAAATTGGGGGCCCTGAAGAGGAGGGTGGAGGAAATCCAGGCCGACAAGGAAGCAACCGAGGGAGTAATGCAAGAGAAGGATGCTCAGGCCTGTAAGCTGAGGGCCGAATTGGAGGAGCTCCACTCTTCCATGTCCCAGCTCCAAGTATCCTGCGATGAACTAGATACCAAGAGTTCACGCCTGAATGATGAGAAGAATTCAGTTCTGGAAGCGTTGGATGCTGAGAAGGCTGAAGCAGGGAAGCTGAGGTCAAAAATTGAGGAGCTGGAGAACTGCAACGGCAAGAAGGATGGTGACATTGGGAGGCTGAAGGCGGCATTGGAGGAAAAGAAGGGGAAGATTGATATCCTGAGCAAGGATATCGAGCTGCTGCAGCTCGCAGTGGCTGAGGCTCAGAAGAGGAAGATGGGTGGCATCTGGACATGGCTGTATGCCGCCACCACAACTATGGTGGCTGCCATCTCCTTCATCTATGCCACGAGGTCCCACTGAAGGGGCGCTCTTTTACTTTTTTGCTATGTTCCGTGTTCGTTTTACACTCTTATCAATATGCAACTTGAAATGATCATGTTGCTATCTTGCTGTATTGCTACATGATCATGAATCAGCTGGTTATGAAATGAAGTCTTTGCTTTCATAGTGTTTCGTGTTTCTTGTGTTGTACTTAGTTGCTGTTCTTTGGAATGTGTTTTGCCTATTAGATTCTGTGGCATTTTGATTGTTGGGTGTGGTGGTCAGGGTAATTGTTTCGATGGTTAGGTTGTAATTGGGATGCTGACATTTTGCATTGCAGAAAGCAGAATGGATCTAAACTTCTGAAGAGCTAATTGCTTGTTAGTACTAGAAAGCCTTTTGGGTGTGCAAACAATGCAAAGGTGCTTTCTTATAGACCTGCTCTGTATGCCTACTGTGATATGTATGGAACAATGAGTTGTCATTTCTTTGCAAACTCGCTGCTGTTTGCATTGACATGTCTATGTTTGCATTTTGAGCAAAGGTTAAATTATCGAGCAAATTGATGTGCTAGCAGGCGTAGTTGCAGTTGTTTTAGATGGTTCTGTTTGACAGTATCACGGTACTAGCATGAGGAATTGCCTACAAAAAGAACATAGTACAGTAGTGATGATTAATCGATACTGAGATTTTCCAACAATTACTCCCTTGGATCAGAAATAGTAGGTGTATTTATGTTGGACTCGATCTTCGAAGTTAGATTTTGACTtatgttttttcacaaaatatattatttgtagctacaaaacctatttaagtatgaaatcattttaaattgtgaacttaattatataatttttatatattatatatttttataatttgattcaatattagtcaaagtacataaaatttgattttttcaaaaagaaatgcGTCTACTATTTCTAAACGGGGGAATATTTGGTATAGTCATTGCTGCGGCCAACTTTCAAATTCCAAAGATGATCAATTCTTCCAGGTAAGTAAAAAAAAGGTTCAGATGTATTGTTGCTCATGTAGGTAAATGCTTCGTCATGCAGGTATTAGTTACAGAACAGTTGCAGGTGACAAGGCTTCAGGCAAAGGCAATAGCTGATGGTAGGCAGAGTAGGGCATAGGGTAAACTGAATAACTCTTTTTTTGAATCGATCGATGATTATTTATAGCTGATGGTAGGCTTCAGGCAAAGGCAATAGCTGATGGTAGGCAGCGCAGAGCAACCCTACGCTCGGTGACTTGGCTCCTATACGTCAGAAATACGTCAGAGGAGCCGGTTCCTGCAAGAGCTTATCTGATGTTACAATGGCAGAAACAACACAGAGGATGTTGTAATGGTAAATGAGTGTGACCGACTGACAAATGTACCCGTAGAATCCAGAGCGAAAACCGCATCAACACGATGTGATAAGGTTACTTTGCTTCTTAATTGGTAAATAATCTATCAGCTGGCACTACACATTCAACTGAAGATTCTTTGCGTGATGGTTGTCGTTGAAGATTCTAGATTGTACGGTGTGAACGTGATCTCCTCAGGGTATTTCCATTTAGGAATCCGAGGATTTCTTGGTTTTGAGCCACCATCTTGAGGTTTACAGGATGAATCTCAAGAACCGGTGCCATTGGCATGCTTTTCTCGTTTCTGTATTTGCGATGGTTTGTATCGGTATTCTTCCATTTGAAATGCGAAATCAGAAACTACATCGTTACAGGAAGTTGCCGCTCCAATGATCAATACATCCGTAGCATGGTTGTCTGACAGTACTAACATATGGTGTAGCGATGCACAATTGCAGAAAATAACTCGAGCAATAGAGATCTTAAAAGATGTCCCTAGTAGGAGTTGAACACTGTACTGTGAGCTACAAATTCGAGATCAGAATTTCTGGTGGTTGCCTTGTGATGATTCATGCGTTCATCCAGCTGCTGTCATGATAGCTGGACACATATATTCTCCAAACATGTAATGACACTTGATACAGAGATTGTCCCTGACCAGCAGTTCAGATTGCAGTCACCACATTTGGCAAACGTAACATTCATAGATCACAATCAGTGACAGCTTTCAACAAAATCAAGAACAAACTTCACAGCAAGTAATAGCAATCGATCTTTTCATCCATTCCAGCAAGACTGATTGACAGATAGATACAtcaaacaagcaagaacagacaGATGGATACATCCATAGACACCGTGCATCGCAAGTACTGCTGATCAAAGAAGCTTCGGAAGTGGTCCTTCCTATTCAAGTTTGGTTCGAATCAGAAGGCAGCGGCGGGGGCGGGCTTAGAACTCCTGGGAGGCGGACCCGATCTCGGCCTTGTCCTTGCCGCCAGCCTTCTTGGGGAGCAGCGTCTGGTGGATGTTGGGCAGCACCCCG comes from the Phragmites australis chromosome 22, lpPhrAust1.1, whole genome shotgun sequence genome and includes:
- the LOC133905281 gene encoding spindle pole body component 110-like — encoded protein: MAKKKSAAANGNGNGHHAVAAADAAPGKEDVPDTRDRRAEQLKALNTMLLKEATERRGQVAALTARLDELSADDAALAAAERTVAQAALAAPLRAAADEVAALRARLAAVQESLQAAESRASAEAGARGEADAQLETAAGEMARTLKVLQEKEAEVAFVSMKVSSLEAMVAELESKNSELFGEKGELAKQLEEAMDAIRMVSSEKGEVERSLQEFRKAAEAYRVEIEGKVKAKVEELKVLGAKKAEMDARVKSLEAELTVAVAKKGELEAEVVSKKREIDLVKGENGKLQSEVAGAEKKYSMSVAEVESLRMELGALVKAKEAAAKVFDSEKAQLVGKLGALKRRVEEIQADKEATEGVMQEKDAQACKLRAELEELHSSMSQLQVSCDELDTKSSRLNDEKNSVLEALDAEKAEAGKLRSKIEELENCNGKKDGDIGRLKAALEEKKGKIDILSKDIELLQLAVAEAQKRKMGGIWTWLYAATTTMVAAISFIYATRSH